One genomic window of Chelonoidis abingdonii isolate Lonesome George chromosome 5, CheloAbing_2.0, whole genome shotgun sequence includes the following:
- the CBR4 gene encoding 3-oxoacyl-[acyl-carrier-protein] reductase isoform X1, whose product MSGGPVSARAPQPRKGCASEMAKVCAIFGGSRGIGKAVAQLLAWKGYRLAIIARNLEVVQTTVNHLGGHMALSCDVAMEQDVQNTLQEVEKNLGHVNYLVNAVGVNRDGLLLRTTSEDMVSQINTNLLGTMLTCKAAVRHMLQQQGGAIVNIGSIVGLKGNSGQSVYSASKAGLVGFSRSLAKEVARKKIRVNMVAPGFIHTEMTAHLKEDQLKKTIPLGRFGEPDEVAQAVIFLLESPYITGHILVVDGGLQLVI is encoded by the exons ATGAGCGGCGGTCCAGTCTCCGCCCGGGCGCCACAACCAAGGAAGGGCTGCGCGAGCGAG ATGGCCAAAGTTTGTGCTATTTTTGGAGGATCCAGAGGAATTGGAAAAGCTGTTGCACAACTGCTGGCATGGAAAGGATACCGCTTGGCTATTATTGCTAGAAATCTGGAAGTAGTTCAAACTACTGTGAATCACCTTGGGG GTCATATGGCACTTAGCTGTGATGTAGCCATGGAACAAGATGTCCAAAATACACTTCAGGAGGTGGAGAAGAATTTAGGTCATGTTAATTACTTGGTTAATGCCGTTGGAGTCAACAG GGATGGCTTGTTGCTGAGAACCACATCTGAAGATATGGTATCCCAAATTAACACTAACCTTCTGGGAACTATGTTGACATGCAAAGCTGCTGTAAGACATATGCTTCAACAGCAGGGAGGTGCTATTGTTAACATAG gAAGTATTGTTGGACTCAAGGGCAATTCTGGTCAGAGTGTGTACAGTGCCAGCAAAGCAGGGTTAGTTGGATTTTCACGCTCTCTTGCTAAAGAAGTAGCAAGAAAGAAAATTCGAGTCAACATGGTTGCTCCAG gcTTTATTCACACAGAGATGACTGCACATTTGAAAGAAGATCAGTTGAAGAAAACTATTCCTCttggaagatttggagagcctgatGAAGTTGCACAAGCTGTTATCTTTCTTCTAGAGTCTCCCTATATTACAGGGCATATTCTAGTTGTAGATGGAGGCTTGCAGCTTGTAATTTAA
- the CBR4 gene encoding 3-oxoacyl-[acyl-carrier-protein] reductase isoform X2, whose protein sequence is MAKVCAIFGGSRGIGKAVAQLLAWKGYRLAIIARNLEVVQTTVNHLGAGHMALSCDVAMEQDVQNTLQEVEKNLGHVNYLVNAVGVNRDGLLLRTTSEDMVSQINTNLLGTMLTCKAAVRHMLQQQGGAIVNIGSIVGLKGNSGQSVYSASKAGLVGFSRSLAKEVARKKIRVNMVAPGFIHTEMTAHLKEDQLKKTIPLGRFGEPDEVAQAVIFLLESPYITGHILVVDGGLQLVI, encoded by the exons ATGGCCAAAGTTTGTGCTATTTTTGGAGGATCCAGAGGAATTGGAAAAGCTGTTGCACAACTGCTGGCATGGAAAGGATACCGCTTGGCTATTATTGCTAGAAATCTGGAAGTAGTTCAAACTACTGTGAATCACCTTGGGG CAGGTCATATGGCACTTAGCTGTGATGTAGCCATGGAACAAGATGTCCAAAATACACTTCAGGAGGTGGAGAAGAATTTAGGTCATGTTAATTACTTGGTTAATGCCGTTGGAGTCAACAG GGATGGCTTGTTGCTGAGAACCACATCTGAAGATATGGTATCCCAAATTAACACTAACCTTCTGGGAACTATGTTGACATGCAAAGCTGCTGTAAGACATATGCTTCAACAGCAGGGAGGTGCTATTGTTAACATAG gAAGTATTGTTGGACTCAAGGGCAATTCTGGTCAGAGTGTGTACAGTGCCAGCAAAGCAGGGTTAGTTGGATTTTCACGCTCTCTTGCTAAAGAAGTAGCAAGAAAGAAAATTCGAGTCAACATGGTTGCTCCAG gcTTTATTCACACAGAGATGACTGCACATTTGAAAGAAGATCAGTTGAAGAAAACTATTCCTCttggaagatttggagagcctgatGAAGTTGCACAAGCTGTTATCTTTCTTCTAGAGTCTCCCTATATTACAGGGCATATTCTAGTTGTAGATGGAGGCTTGCAGCTTGTAATTTAA